From the Pseudarthrobacter sp. MM222 genome, one window contains:
- a CDS encoding methionine ABC transporter permease, giving the protein MNDIFSNPVLVKALPEAIVETLQMVGISAFFTVLVGLPLGVFLHVSAPGGLRPMPVTNRVLSDVIVNITRSIPFAILMVALIPLARALTGTSLGPVAASVSLSIGTIPFFARLVETCLRDVHHGKIDAAQVMGSTNMQVISKVMLRESLPALVAATTTTVVTLVGYSAMAGLVGGGGLGKLAYNYGFQRFDVTVMLVTIVLIIVLVQVIQLVGERISRSLDHR; this is encoded by the coding sequence ATGAACGACATTTTCAGCAACCCCGTCCTGGTCAAGGCACTGCCGGAGGCCATCGTCGAGACCCTCCAAATGGTCGGTATCTCCGCGTTCTTCACGGTCCTGGTCGGCCTTCCGCTGGGCGTTTTCCTGCACGTCTCCGCCCCGGGCGGGCTGCGGCCGATGCCGGTGACCAACCGCGTCCTGAGCGATGTGATCGTCAACATCACCCGGTCCATCCCGTTCGCCATTCTGATGGTCGCCCTCATTCCGCTGGCCCGGGCCCTGACGGGCACCAGCCTCGGTCCGGTGGCCGCGTCGGTGTCCCTGTCGATCGGCACCATTCCGTTCTTCGCCCGGCTCGTGGAAACCTGCCTGCGCGATGTGCACCACGGCAAGATTGACGCGGCCCAGGTGATGGGCTCCACGAACATGCAGGTCATCAGCAAGGTGATGCTGCGTGAATCCCTGCCCGCCCTCGTCGCGGCCACCACCACCACGGTGGTCACGCTCGTCGGCTATTCCGCCATGGCCGGCCTGGTCGGAGGCGGAGGCCTCGGCAAGCTGGCGTACAACTACGGCTTCCAGCGCTTCGACGTCACGGTCATGCTCGTCACCATCGTGCTGATCATCGTCCTGGTTCAGGTCATCCAACTGGTGGGCGAGCGGATATCCCGCAGCCTCGATCACCGCTGA
- a CDS encoding ATP-dependent helicase, with product MTTEATPPPRQAVLPAPLPVPRFSPEELSAMLGEKNSPTPEQSLIISSPLAPRLVIAGAGSGKTATMADRVVWLVANGWVRPEEVLGVTFTRKAAGELATRIRAKLAALQRIAAEDSANQVFPAGLLSTDALEPKVSTYHSYASGIVSDYGLRLGVERDVVLLGGAQSFQLASEVVEAFDGEYEHFRAAKSTLVKAVIQLAGECAEHLQDPAGVRGWLLERVAEFESLPYLATAKKNPSQAAGELSALLRTRASVADMVGRYSEAKRARGALDFGDLVSLAARVANEIPVAAETERQRYKVVLLDEFQDTSHAQLVLFSRLFGDGHAVTAVGDPNQSIYGFRGASAGQLFHFVREFPLRIGAAEGADEATGSAEGEADRNAGAPRFAVAPTSYLTTAWRNGRNILSAANVISGPLSQAAAHAGAAGARDTAETVEVPPLQPSPAAVQGRVVMGRFATDEDEAAAIAGDVLKFRVTDFESSAAHPEPPAMAVLCRRRAQMECVRREFEQRGIPYEIVGLGGLLDTPEIVDLVATLRVLADPGRSDALMRLLAGARWRIGPADLMAFSDWSRFLARRRGRPGSPDADDADADTGADETVIEGDLTDAASLIEALDWLPREGWVSRHGRALTPEALERLHRLSAELRQLRGFMGDDLTTLLGEVERAMLLDIEVAARPGISIHQARRNLDAFQDAAAGFLFTSQRVDVLAFLAWLEAAAAEENGLDAAAPEVNHEAVQLLTVHASKGLEWDVVFVPGLNAGAFPSSRDSRWSSGSAALPWPLRGDRADLPQWDVDQPDQKGWLDAEKEFKSAVQVHGEAEERRLAYVAYTRAKHVLWVSSAAWVGSRAGMAEMSPFLAELEVLAGDGRAEIHPRSVSEESLPEKSPLTSELELALWPYDPLEGPVDPRTGSRLRLVAGRRAAMEVAAARVLASLSGGAPEAVLDPIGAAEAHRSGEQPRLLRGPAGGWAREAAMLLERRSRRSVVQDVHLPGHISASTLVDLEDDAGSVVARLRRPVPREPGMSARKGTAFHAWVEEYFGAAGMLDLGEAAGSDDHIDEAYGLDAMVETFRQSEWAHRAPAHVEVPVETRIGDVVVRGRIDAVFRDADGGWDLVDWKTGRRPAAGQLKVKAVQLAVYRLAWSRLKGVPLDEVRAAFYYVADNQVVRPHDLGSVERLESIVAAALGQG from the coding sequence ATGACCACCGAGGCAACGCCGCCACCCCGGCAGGCGGTGCTTCCGGCACCCCTTCCCGTCCCCAGGTTCAGTCCCGAGGAACTCTCCGCGATGCTGGGGGAGAAGAACAGCCCGACGCCGGAACAATCCCTGATTATTTCGTCCCCCCTGGCACCCCGCCTGGTCATTGCCGGTGCAGGCTCTGGAAAGACGGCAACCATGGCGGACCGTGTCGTCTGGCTCGTGGCCAACGGCTGGGTCCGGCCCGAGGAAGTCCTCGGCGTGACCTTTACCCGCAAGGCCGCCGGCGAGCTCGCCACCCGCATCCGCGCAAAGCTGGCCGCGCTGCAGCGGATCGCCGCCGAGGACTCCGCGAACCAGGTCTTTCCGGCCGGCCTACTCAGTACCGACGCACTTGAGCCCAAGGTCTCCACCTACCACTCCTACGCGAGTGGAATCGTGTCCGACTACGGTCTCCGGCTCGGCGTGGAACGCGACGTTGTGCTGCTCGGCGGTGCCCAGTCCTTCCAGCTGGCCAGCGAGGTGGTGGAGGCGTTCGACGGCGAGTACGAGCATTTCCGCGCAGCCAAGTCCACCTTGGTCAAAGCGGTGATCCAGCTCGCCGGGGAATGCGCTGAGCACCTGCAGGACCCTGCCGGGGTGCGCGGCTGGCTGCTGGAACGGGTGGCGGAGTTCGAATCCCTGCCCTACCTCGCCACGGCCAAGAAGAACCCGAGCCAGGCCGCGGGCGAGCTCAGCGCCCTGCTCCGCACCCGGGCCAGCGTTGCGGACATGGTGGGACGCTACTCCGAGGCCAAACGTGCCCGCGGCGCACTGGACTTCGGCGACCTCGTGTCCCTGGCGGCGCGGGTGGCGAACGAAATCCCGGTCGCCGCGGAAACCGAGCGCCAGCGTTACAAGGTGGTGCTGCTGGATGAATTCCAGGACACCTCCCACGCCCAGCTGGTGCTCTTCTCCCGGCTCTTCGGCGACGGCCACGCCGTGACCGCGGTGGGCGACCCGAACCAGTCAATCTACGGCTTCCGCGGGGCGTCCGCGGGGCAGCTGTTCCATTTTGTCCGGGAGTTCCCGCTCCGGATCGGCGCCGCCGAAGGCGCCGATGAGGCCACCGGAAGCGCCGAAGGCGAGGCGGACCGGAACGCCGGAGCGCCCCGCTTCGCCGTGGCGCCGACGTCGTACCTCACCACCGCGTGGCGCAACGGCCGGAACATCCTCTCGGCCGCGAACGTCATTTCGGGACCGCTCAGCCAGGCAGCCGCCCATGCGGGAGCCGCCGGCGCGCGGGACACCGCCGAAACCGTCGAAGTGCCGCCCCTGCAGCCGAGCCCGGCCGCGGTCCAGGGCCGGGTGGTGATGGGCCGCTTTGCCACGGACGAGGATGAAGCCGCGGCCATCGCCGGCGACGTGCTGAAGTTTCGGGTAACGGACTTCGAGTCGTCGGCGGCGCATCCCGAGCCCCCCGCGATGGCGGTACTGTGCCGGCGACGGGCGCAGATGGAGTGCGTCCGCCGTGAATTCGAGCAGCGGGGCATCCCGTACGAGATCGTCGGACTCGGCGGATTGCTGGACACGCCCGAAATAGTGGACCTGGTTGCCACCTTGCGGGTCTTGGCCGATCCGGGGCGGTCGGACGCCCTGATGCGGCTGCTGGCCGGAGCGCGCTGGCGGATCGGGCCGGCCGACCTGATGGCCTTCTCCGACTGGTCCCGTTTCCTGGCCCGGCGCCGGGGACGCCCCGGCAGCCCCGACGCGGACGACGCCGACGCCGACACCGGCGCGGATGAAACGGTGATCGAGGGCGACCTCACAGATGCCGCCAGCCTGATCGAAGCACTGGACTGGCTGCCGCGCGAAGGCTGGGTTTCCCGCCACGGCCGCGCACTCACCCCCGAGGCCCTCGAACGGCTCCACCGCCTCTCGGCGGAACTCCGCCAGCTGCGCGGGTTCATGGGCGACGACCTCACCACGCTGCTCGGCGAGGTGGAGCGCGCGATGCTCCTCGACATCGAGGTCGCCGCGCGACCGGGCATCAGCATCCACCAGGCGCGACGGAACCTGGACGCTTTCCAGGATGCCGCAGCGGGATTCCTGTTCACCTCCCAGCGCGTCGACGTGCTGGCCTTCCTCGCTTGGCTGGAGGCCGCGGCCGCCGAGGAAAACGGCCTGGACGCCGCCGCACCCGAAGTGAACCACGAGGCCGTGCAATTGCTGACCGTGCATGCGTCCAAGGGCCTGGAATGGGATGTTGTGTTCGTCCCCGGGCTCAATGCAGGCGCCTTTCCCAGCAGCCGCGACTCGCGCTGGAGCAGCGGCAGCGCCGCCCTTCCCTGGCCATTGCGCGGGGACCGGGCGGACCTGCCGCAATGGGACGTGGACCAGCCGGACCAGAAGGGCTGGCTCGACGCCGAGAAGGAGTTCAAATCCGCCGTCCAGGTGCACGGCGAGGCCGAGGAGCGGCGCCTGGCCTACGTGGCCTACACCCGCGCCAAACATGTCCTCTGGGTATCCAGTGCAGCCTGGGTGGGATCCCGGGCGGGCATGGCGGAGATGTCACCTTTCCTGGCCGAGCTTGAGGTGCTCGCCGGCGACGGGCGCGCGGAGATCCATCCCCGGTCCGTCAGCGAGGAATCACTGCCGGAGAAGAGTCCGCTGACCTCGGAACTGGAACTGGCGCTGTGGCCCTACGACCCGCTCGAAGGTCCGGTCGACCCGCGCACTGGCTCGCGGCTCAGGCTCGTCGCCGGGCGGCGGGCGGCCATGGAGGTGGCCGCGGCACGAGTGCTGGCGTCCCTCTCCGGCGGCGCGCCCGAAGCCGTTCTGGACCCGATCGGCGCGGCGGAGGCCCACAGGAGCGGGGAACAGCCCCGGCTCCTCCGGGGACCGGCCGGTGGCTGGGCCCGCGAGGCAGCGATGCTGCTGGAGCGCCGCTCCCGGCGGAGCGTCGTGCAGGATGTCCACTTGCCGGGCCACATTTCCGCGTCCACCCTGGTGGACCTGGAAGACGACGCCGGCTCGGTGGTCGCCAGACTGCGGCGGCCCGTTCCGAGGGAACCGGGGATGTCCGCGCGCAAGGGCACCGCCTTCCACGCCTGGGTGGAAGAGTACTTCGGCGCCGCCGGAATGCTGGACCTCGGCGAGGCGGCCGGCTCGGACGACCACATCGATGAGGCCTACGGGCTGGACGCGATGGTGGAGACGTTCCGCCAGTCGGAGTGGGCCCACCGTGCACCGGCCCATGTCGAAGTGCCGGTGGAGACGCGCATCGGAGACGTTGTGGTCCGCGGCCGGATCGATGCCGTTTTCCGGGACGCGGACGGAGGCTGGGATTTGGTGGACTGGAAGACCGGGCGCCGGCCGGCCGCAGGCCAGCTCAAAGTCAAGGCCGTTCAGCTTGCTGTCTATCGGCTGGCATGGTCTCGGCTCAAGGGTGTTCCGCTGGACGAAGTCCGCGCCGCGTTCTACTACGTGGCGGACAACCAGGTGGTCCGCCCGCACGACCTGGGGTCAGTGGAGCGTCTTGAGTCAATCGTGGCGGCCGCCCTGGGCCAGGGCTAG
- a CDS encoding ATP-dependent helicase, which translates to MSTSSQNPTLRLLPPRKQHTTVPCLSADQRAAVDVPHGSGPVLVPGAPGTGKSTVLVEAAVRRARRDGLDPERMLILAPGRLAADTLRDQFTARLDRSLSTTPARTWASYAFDLIRRAKAEGILPLPRPPKLLSGPEQDLIIKELLEGHARPGLELPWPEDLGAALQTRGFRQEVRQLFDRIIESGRTAEDLVVLAARCHRPDWVAAAALYSEYRDVLDLRMPEAFDPAGIITAARQIFQDAPDFLAAERARLQLVLVDDIQEANPAVFELLADIAAGKDSLITFSPDTVVQGFRGARPDLVAELPRLLAPAGGAVLERPLSTAHRHTPAVAEAWLSVAGRISRRAGGQSARRLEQPGPNAATGTGSGPAPAAGLEAARPEPGHLGAGRVEAHLLPSPVHELRYVAQRILEAQLNDGRELGEIAVIVRNGGQLGQLQRYLSGQGIPVRIPVAESAVRDEVAVRPLLDAYAVVLDPAVLTPEAAVALLTSRIGGATSIELRRLRQSLRREEILGGGGRTSDALLVEALLEPGALATLGIEGYSARRIARMIHAGREAAQAPGGNAETVLWALWSSTGLASRWTESALAGGAAGARADRDLDAMMALFHTAERYVDQLPGSGPEQFLEYLLSQELPMDTLAARAQLEDAVELMTPASSAGREWPVVIVPGLQEGVWPNTRLRGELLGSTLFADAVEHGVAYALQLDPLSRLREIRYDELRSFSTAVSRARQELICTAVSSEDEQPSSFLDYVAPLHPDQDRRGFTPVERPLTLRALVAELRQHAQLDAPEAAEATAVLGALAAAEPPVPGAHPGSWWGLPPLSSDAPVVPPGGTVYVSPSKVETVQKSPLDWFVQAAGGEAATDFARSLGTLVHAIAQDLPDASGNEYVAELVRRWPALGMKDNWEGRLDFQRAEAMVRKLAQYVLLMRAEGRSLVGVEQDFEVKLPDVAPDSPEHSTGSGDAGERWPARPAVLRGQVDRLEIDAEGRLVVVDLKTGKRQPGKADLERHPQLGAYQAAVLAGGFAGPDDGPPPLPGGAVLAQLGTTTKSPGIQAQAALEPAENWALDMVGDAARVMSGTTFEARHDPSKSGHGGHGCRLPEVCPLCARGKQVTE; encoded by the coding sequence GTGAGCACCTCCAGCCAGAACCCCACTCTCCGCCTGCTTCCGCCCCGCAAACAGCACACCACCGTTCCGTGTCTTTCGGCGGACCAGCGCGCCGCCGTTGACGTCCCGCATGGTTCCGGGCCCGTCCTCGTCCCTGGAGCCCCGGGCACCGGCAAGTCCACCGTTCTCGTGGAGGCCGCGGTGCGCCGCGCCCGGCGCGACGGCCTGGACCCGGAGCGGATGCTGATCCTGGCCCCGGGACGGCTCGCCGCGGACACGCTGAGGGACCAGTTCACGGCGCGGCTGGACCGGAGCCTGAGTACGACGCCGGCCCGCACCTGGGCGTCCTACGCTTTTGATCTGATCCGGCGTGCCAAGGCCGAAGGCATCCTGCCCCTGCCGCGTCCCCCGAAGCTCCTGTCCGGCCCGGAGCAGGACCTGATCATCAAGGAGCTCCTCGAAGGCCATGCCCGGCCCGGACTCGAGCTGCCCTGGCCGGAAGACCTGGGCGCCGCCCTGCAGACCCGGGGGTTCCGGCAGGAGGTCCGCCAGCTCTTTGACCGGATCATCGAATCCGGGCGCACGGCCGAGGATCTGGTGGTCCTGGCGGCGCGCTGCCACCGGCCGGACTGGGTGGCCGCGGCCGCACTGTATTCCGAATACCGTGACGTCCTGGACCTGCGGATGCCCGAGGCTTTTGACCCGGCGGGCATCATCACCGCAGCCCGCCAGATCTTCCAGGACGCCCCGGACTTCCTGGCGGCCGAGCGCGCCCGGCTGCAGCTGGTGCTGGTGGATGATATCCAGGAAGCGAACCCTGCCGTGTTCGAACTGCTCGCGGATATTGCAGCCGGCAAGGATTCCCTCATCACCTTCTCTCCGGACACGGTGGTTCAGGGCTTCCGCGGCGCCCGCCCGGATCTCGTGGCCGAGCTGCCGCGGCTGCTTGCGCCCGCTGGCGGAGCCGTCCTCGAACGCCCGCTCTCGACGGCGCACCGCCACACTCCCGCCGTGGCGGAGGCCTGGCTCTCGGTAGCCGGGCGCATCTCCCGCCGGGCGGGTGGGCAGTCCGCGCGCCGGCTCGAGCAGCCCGGCCCGAACGCAGCGACGGGTACCGGCAGCGGTCCCGCCCCCGCCGCCGGCCTGGAAGCGGCCCGTCCGGAACCGGGGCACCTCGGCGCCGGCCGGGTCGAGGCGCACCTGCTGCCGTCCCCGGTCCACGAACTGCGCTACGTGGCGCAGCGGATCCTCGAAGCCCAGCTGAACGACGGCCGGGAATTGGGCGAGATCGCCGTGATCGTCCGCAACGGCGGCCAGCTCGGACAACTGCAGCGGTACCTCTCGGGCCAGGGCATCCCCGTCCGGATCCCGGTGGCTGAATCCGCCGTCCGCGACGAAGTCGCCGTCCGGCCCCTGCTCGACGCCTACGCCGTGGTGCTGGATCCGGCTGTGCTGACTCCCGAGGCGGCGGTGGCCCTCCTGACGTCACGGATCGGCGGCGCCACGTCGATTGAACTGCGCCGGCTTCGGCAGTCGCTGCGCCGCGAGGAAATCCTCGGAGGTGGCGGCCGCACCAGCGACGCCCTCCTCGTCGAGGCCCTGCTGGAGCCAGGGGCACTGGCCACGCTCGGCATCGAGGGGTACTCCGCACGCCGGATTGCCCGGATGATCCACGCCGGCAGGGAAGCCGCGCAGGCGCCCGGCGGCAATGCCGAAACGGTACTGTGGGCACTCTGGAGCTCCACCGGCCTCGCTTCACGGTGGACTGAGTCTGCGCTGGCCGGGGGAGCCGCCGGAGCCCGCGCCGACCGGGATCTCGATGCCATGATGGCGTTGTTCCACACCGCCGAGCGCTACGTGGACCAGCTTCCCGGCTCAGGTCCCGAACAGTTCCTCGAGTACCTGCTTAGCCAGGAACTGCCCATGGACACCCTGGCGGCGAGGGCGCAGCTGGAGGACGCCGTGGAACTCATGACCCCCGCCAGCTCCGCCGGACGGGAATGGCCGGTTGTGATCGTTCCGGGACTTCAGGAGGGCGTCTGGCCCAACACCAGGCTCCGTGGAGAACTGCTGGGCAGCACCCTGTTTGCGGACGCGGTCGAACACGGGGTGGCGTATGCGCTGCAGCTGGACCCGCTCAGCAGGCTGCGGGAAATTCGCTACGACGAGCTGCGGAGCTTTTCCACCGCGGTCTCGCGGGCCCGGCAGGAGTTGATCTGCACCGCCGTTTCCTCGGAAGACGAGCAGCCCTCCTCGTTCCTGGACTATGTGGCGCCCCTGCACCCGGACCAGGACCGGCGAGGCTTCACCCCGGTGGAACGGCCCTTGACCCTGCGCGCCCTCGTGGCGGAACTGCGCCAGCATGCCCAGCTGGACGCTCCCGAGGCTGCCGAGGCGACCGCCGTGCTGGGCGCCCTGGCTGCCGCGGAACCTCCCGTGCCCGGGGCACATCCCGGCAGCTGGTGGGGTCTTCCGCCGCTGTCCTCCGATGCGCCCGTCGTGCCGCCGGGCGGCACCGTCTACGTCTCACCGTCGAAGGTTGAAACGGTGCAGAAATCGCCGCTGGACTGGTTCGTCCAGGCTGCAGGAGGCGAGGCGGCGACCGATTTCGCCCGCAGCCTCGGGACTCTCGTGCACGCCATCGCGCAGGACCTGCCGGACGCCTCGGGCAATGAATACGTAGCCGAACTGGTGCGCCGCTGGCCGGCGCTCGGGATGAAGGACAACTGGGAAGGCAGGCTCGACTTCCAGCGCGCCGAAGCCATGGTGCGGAAGCTGGCACAATACGTGCTGCTCATGCGCGCCGAAGGCCGCAGCCTGGTCGGCGTCGAGCAGGATTTCGAGGTGAAGCTGCCCGACGTCGCACCGGACTCCCCGGAACACAGCACGGGCAGCGGCGACGCAGGTGAGCGCTGGCCGGCCCGCCCGGCCGTGCTGCGCGGCCAGGTTGACAGGCTGGAGATCGACGCCGAAGGCCGACTGGTCGTCGTGGACCTCAAGACCGGGAAACGCCAGCCCGGCAAAGCCGACCTGGAGCGGCACCCGCAGCTGGGCGCCTACCAGGCCGCCGTCCTGGCAGGAGGCTTTGCCGGCCCTGACGACGGTCCGCCCCCACTTCCGGGCGGTGCCGTCCTGGCCCAGCTCGGGACCACCACCAAAAGCCCGGGCATCCAGGCCCAGGCAGCACTGGAGCCGGCGGAGAACTGGGCGCTGGACATGGTGGGCGACGCCGCGCGCGTGATGTCGGGCACCACCTTCGAAGCGCGTCACGACCCGTCCAAGAGCGGGCACGGCGGCCACGGCTGCCGGCTGCCCGAGGTCTGTCCGCTGTGCGCACGTGGAAAGCAGGTTACCGAATGA
- a CDS encoding 3'-5' exonuclease produces MTTWNTLPRAAFDLETTGRNSRSARIVTASVTVVDSHGGIIKEHEWLADPGVEIPTEASDIHGVTTEKARSEGRPAADVTRELAAVLQELFDTGVPVIAFNASYDFTVLAAESARYGVPQLSRFPVLDPYVMNKQVDRYRKGKRTLTALCEEYGVNLDNAHTSAADALATLRVLDAMAGKFPKLRMPASHLHQLQVDWASAQATDFQTYLRKTKPAAVIEGDWPVLPPEDASRGDF; encoded by the coding sequence ATGACCACTTGGAACACCCTCCCCCGCGCAGCCTTCGACCTTGAAACTACCGGCCGGAACTCGCGCTCGGCCAGGATCGTCACCGCGTCGGTCACCGTGGTGGATTCCCACGGCGGGATCATCAAGGAACATGAATGGCTTGCCGATCCGGGCGTGGAGATCCCCACGGAGGCCAGTGACATCCACGGCGTCACCACTGAAAAGGCCCGCAGCGAAGGCCGGCCGGCCGCGGACGTGACACGGGAACTGGCGGCCGTGCTCCAGGAACTGTTCGACACCGGCGTGCCCGTGATCGCCTTCAACGCCAGCTACGACTTCACTGTGCTCGCCGCCGAATCGGCCCGGTACGGGGTGCCTCAGCTGAGCCGCTTCCCGGTGCTGGACCCCTACGTCATGAACAAACAGGTGGACCGCTACCGCAAAGGCAAGCGCACCCTGACCGCCCTCTGCGAGGAGTACGGCGTCAACCTGGACAACGCCCACACCTCCGCGGCGGACGCCCTCGCCACCCTGCGCGTGCTCGATGCCATGGCCGGGAAGTTTCCGAAGCTGAGGATGCCGGCCAGCCACCTGCACCAGCTGCAGGTCGATTGGGCCTCCGCCCAGGCCACGGATTTCCAGACGTACCTGCGCAAGACCAAGCCAGCCGCCGTGATCGAAGGCGACTGGCCCGTGCTTCCCCCGGAAGATGCCAGCCGCGGGGACTTCTAG
- a CDS encoding MetQ/NlpA family ABC transporter substrate-binding protein, with translation MRKSLTLLATGIVTALTLTACGGSSTPSAEVKTLDPANPVTLSVGASPVPQAKILEFINQDLAPKAGLKLDIKEIEDYQTPNTALSDGSLDTNYYQHLPWYEDQVKTKGYKFGHGEGIHIEPYAAFSEKVKDIKDIQDGAKVAITNDPSNQVRALKVLQVAGLVKDIKDDTSVLTLSDEQNPKKLKFSENQPELLINDLKDPSVDLALINGNFILKAGLSTQNALAVESVENNPYANFLAWREDSKDDVRIKKLDELLHSPEVKAFIEKEWPNGDVTVAF, from the coding sequence ATGCGTAAGTCACTTACCCTCCTGGCCACCGGCATTGTCACTGCCCTGACATTGACGGCTTGCGGTGGCTCGTCCACCCCCAGCGCCGAGGTCAAGACCCTTGACCCTGCCAACCCGGTCACCCTCTCCGTCGGCGCCAGCCCCGTCCCGCAGGCGAAGATCCTGGAGTTCATTAACCAAGACCTCGCCCCGAAGGCCGGCCTCAAGCTGGACATCAAGGAGATCGAGGATTACCAGACGCCGAACACGGCACTAAGCGACGGCTCACTGGACACCAACTACTACCAGCACCTGCCGTGGTACGAGGACCAGGTGAAGACCAAGGGCTACAAGTTCGGCCACGGCGAGGGCATCCACATCGAGCCGTACGCCGCATTCTCGGAAAAGGTCAAGGACATCAAGGACATCCAGGACGGCGCCAAGGTGGCCATCACGAATGACCCGTCCAACCAGGTCCGTGCCCTCAAGGTCCTCCAGGTCGCCGGCCTGGTGAAGGACATCAAGGACGACACTTCCGTGCTGACCCTCAGCGATGAGCAGAACCCCAAGAAGCTGAAGTTCTCGGAGAACCAGCCCGAACTGCTGATCAACGACCTCAAGGACCCCTCCGTGGACCTGGCCCTGATCAACGGCAACTTCATCCTCAAGGCCGGCCTGAGCACCCAGAACGCCCTGGCCGTGGAGTCAGTGGAGAACAACCCCTACGCCAACTTCCTGGCCTGGCGCGAGGATTCCAAGGATGACGTCCGGATCAAGAAACTCGACGAGCTCCTGCACTCCCCCGAGGTCAAGGCCTTCATCGAGAAGGAATGGCCCAACGGAGACGTGACCGTCGCCTTCTAG
- a CDS encoding methionine ABC transporter ATP-binding protein, protein MITVTDLRKVYRQGKKEVVALDGVTLSVPKGSIHGIIGHSGAGKSTLVRCLTLLDRPTSGSVSIDGTELSSVRDSEIRAARRRIGMVFQHANLMDSRTAAGNVAHPLELVKTPKDQIRSRVAELLKLVGLEGFEDAYPSQLSGGQRQRVGIARALASDPDVLLCDEPTSALDPATTDEILDLIQELTRRLQLTVLIITHEMNVVKRVCESVSLLSRGRIIEHGALRDVAGDLDSMLARALLPLPASEPLPGALQGGPALEILFSGDSAKEPVLTGVARHFDIDINVLAGSVETLGGQQFGHLRVQLAENADVDAVLRYLHDRGIAAKRAAPAAAAEPAFPDSETDLPDSGAPLPNSVLLRGEQGGLS, encoded by the coding sequence ATGATCACAGTTACCGACCTTCGCAAGGTCTACCGGCAGGGCAAGAAGGAAGTGGTGGCCCTCGACGGCGTCACTCTTTCGGTGCCGAAGGGGTCCATCCACGGCATCATCGGCCACTCCGGCGCGGGCAAGTCGACCCTTGTCCGCTGCCTGACCCTGCTGGACCGCCCGACGTCCGGCTCCGTCAGCATTGACGGGACCGAACTCAGCTCGGTCCGGGACTCGGAGATCCGCGCTGCCCGCCGCCGCATCGGCATGGTGTTCCAGCACGCCAACCTGATGGACTCCCGGACCGCGGCCGGCAACGTGGCCCACCCGCTCGAACTCGTGAAAACCCCGAAGGACCAGATCCGGAGCAGGGTCGCCGAACTCCTGAAGCTCGTGGGGCTGGAGGGCTTCGAGGACGCCTACCCGTCGCAGCTGTCCGGGGGTCAGCGCCAGCGTGTTGGCATCGCCCGCGCCCTTGCCTCGGACCCCGACGTGCTGCTCTGCGACGAGCCCACGTCCGCACTGGACCCCGCCACGACGGATGAGATCCTGGACCTGATCCAGGAGCTGACCCGCCGTCTGCAACTCACCGTGCTGATTATCACGCACGAAATGAACGTCGTGAAGCGCGTCTGCGAGTCCGTGTCCCTGCTGTCCCGGGGCCGGATCATTGAACACGGCGCCCTGCGCGACGTGGCCGGCGACCTGGACAGCATGCTTGCCCGCGCCCTGCTGCCGCTCCCGGCGTCGGAGCCACTGCCCGGCGCGCTGCAGGGCGGCCCCGCCTTGGAGATCCTGTTCTCCGGCGACAGCGCCAAGGAGCCGGTGCTGACGGGCGTTGCGCGGCACTTCGACATCGACATCAACGTCCTGGCCGGCAGCGTCGAGACTTTGGGCGGCCAGCAGTTCGGCCACCTTCGCGTGCAGCTGGCCGAGAACGCCGACGTCGACGCCGTGCTGCGCTACCTCCACGACCGCGGCATCGCGGCCAAGCGCGCCGCGCCGGCCGCCGCCGCGGAGCCCGCATTCCCGGACTCCGAGACCGACCTGCCGGATTCCGGCGCTCCTCTCCCGAATTCTGTCCTCCTCCGCGGGGAACAGGGAGGCCTCTCATGA
- a CDS encoding MGMT family protein has protein sequence MRMEYVEAVLELVALIPAGTAVAYGDVAELLGSGGARQVGSVLSHHGSSAPWWRVLKASGDAPPGHEREALALYVLEGTPLLGSYAEYLRTGEGRWRVDLMSARWAPSDGDFDRIDAIAEGLERRRHKMSAPDDEMTV, from the coding sequence ATGCGGATGGAGTATGTGGAGGCGGTGCTGGAACTTGTGGCATTGATCCCCGCAGGCACCGCGGTGGCGTACGGCGACGTGGCAGAACTCCTGGGTTCCGGCGGCGCCCGGCAGGTCGGGTCCGTTTTGAGCCACCACGGCAGTTCGGCGCCCTGGTGGCGCGTCCTGAAGGCCAGCGGAGATGCCCCGCCGGGTCATGAGCGCGAGGCGTTGGCGTTGTACGTCCTGGAAGGTACCCCGCTGCTGGGAAGCTACGCGGAGTACCTCCGCACCGGCGAAGGGCGGTGGCGTGTCGACCTGATGTCGGCGCGGTGGGCGCCTTCCGACGGTGACTTCGACCGGATTGACGCGATCGCCGAAGGGCTCGAACGTAGGCGGCATAAAATGTCGGCGCCCGATGATGAAATGACCGTGTGA